The following coding sequences are from one Carettochelys insculpta isolate YL-2023 chromosome 5, ASM3395843v1, whole genome shotgun sequence window:
- the LPL gene encoding lipoprotein lipase — translation MARGALLAALGLWLLYLTAPCAATATTQVTVPRSTTETKRDFEGIESKFALRTANEPDDDNCYLVPGQADTLALCNFNHTSKTFVVIHGWTVTGMYESWVPKLVDALYKREPDSNVIVVDWLSRAQQHYPVSAAYTKLVGKDVAIFLDWLEEQFGYPLNNLHLLGYSLGAHAAGIAGSLTKKKINRITGLDPAGPNFEYAEATTRLSPDDAAFVDVLHTYTRGTPDRSIGIQKPVGHIDIYPNGGGFQPGCNLGEALRLIAEKGLGDVDQLVKCSHERSIHLFIDSLLYKDKPNVAYRCNTRETFEKGLCLSCRKNRCNNLGYTVNKVRAKRNSKMYLKTRSQMPYKVFHYQVKVHFFGQANVTKTNQPFLVSLYGTTDESKNLALILPEISTNKTYSFLVYTEVNIGDLLMLTLQWEKESIFSWSDWWTSYTFDIQRVRVKAGETQKKMVFCSRDGISHLTKGKGAVVFVRCAEKPNKRHPGALKGTTSPESSEERSG, via the exons GAAGCACCACTGAAACAAAGAGAGACTTTGAAGGGATTGAAAGTAAATTCGCACTAAGGACAGCTAATGAACCTGACGACGACAATTGCTACTTGGTCCCTGGTCAAGCTGACACCCTGGCACTGTGCAACTTCAACCACACCAGTAAAACCTTTGTGGTCATCCACGGATGGACG GTAACTGGGATGTATGAGAGCTGGGTCCCAAAGCTGGTGGATGCTCTATATAAGAGAGAACCTGACTCTAACGTCATCGTCGTAGATTGGTTAAGTCGTGCCCAGCAGCATTATCCGGTATCTGCTGCCTACACTAAGCTGGTGGGCAAGGATGTAGCAATATTTCTTGACTGGTTGGAG GAGCAGTTCGGTTACCCACTCAACAATCTCCATTTGCTGGGATACAGCCTCGGTGCCCATGCTGCTGGGATTGCGGGGAGTCTGACCAAAAAGAAGATTAACAGGATCACTG GTTTAGATCCCGCTGGACCTAACTTTGAATATGCTGAAGCCACCACACGCCTCTCCCCGGATGATGCTGCTTTTGTTGATGTCCTGCACACCTACACCCGGGGGACTCCCGATCGCAGCATTGGGATACAGAAGCCTGTTGGACATATTGACATCTACCCAAACGGAGGTGGCTTCCAGCCAGGTTGTAACCTCGGTGAAGCCCTGCGCCTCATTGCAGAAAAAGGCCTTGGAG ATGTGGACCAGCTGGTGAAGTGCTCTCATGAACGCTCCATTCACCTCTTCATCGACTCCCTCTTGTACAAAGACAAGCCAAACGTGGCCTATCGCTGCAACACCAGGGAGACCTTCGAGAAGGGGCTGTGTCTGAGCTGTCGGAAGAACCGCTGCAATAACCTGGGCTATACGGTCAACAAAGTGAGAGCCAAGAGAAACAGCAAAATGTATTTGAAGACTCGCTCGCAGATGCCCTATAAAG TCTTTCATTACCAGGTCAAGGTCCATTTTTTTGGCCAGGCGAACGTGACCAAGACAAACCAGCCATTCCTGGTCTCTTTGTACGGCACCACCGATGAGAGCAAGAACCTTGCTTTGATACT ACCTGAAATCTCCACAAACAAGACCTACTCCTTCCTGGTGTACACAGAAGTCAATATTGGAGACCTCCTCATGCTGACATTGCAGTGGGAGAAAGAATCCATTTTCAGCTGGTCAGACTGGTGGACCTCCTACACTTTTGACATCCAGAGAGTCAGAGTGAAGGCAGGAGAAACTCAGAAAAA AATGGTGTTCTGCTCCCGTGACGGCATTTCGCACCTCACGAAAGGGAAGGGGGCCGTGGTGTTTGTGCGATGCGCCGAGAAGCCCAACAAAAGACACCCAGG AGCCCTCAAAGGAACAACAAGCCCTGAATCTTCTGAAGAACGAAGTGGATGA